The window TCCTTCTGGATACAGTGCCCACAGTGGGTGGGGGGTATAACTGATGGATGGGAGCCAGGAGGGGTAGCCAGGTGGCTGCGGATGTTTGAACCGCCTCGATTCTCCCCTGCCCAGTCCCTCCTGCCCCATTTCTCGGGGCAGCCCGTGGACCCTGCGCGGCTAGACCGGCTGTTGGAGAAGCTGAAGCCAGCTCTGAGGCACTTGGATCAGGAGGTCCTGGCCACCAAGCCCTTCCTGGCCACAGAGCAGCTCTCCCTGGCAGATTTGATGGCATTCACGGAGCTAATGCAGGTGCTTGCCTGCTTGccttctggggtgggggtgggtggactCTGGGCCCAGCGCTGAGTCCCCTTGTCTCCCCAGCCCACTGCTGTTGGCTGTGACATCTTCCAAGACTGGCCCCGACTGGCGGCGTGGCGAGCCCGAGTGGAGGCTGCTCTGGGTCCTGAGCTTGTCCAGGATGCCCACAGGCTTGTGCTGCAGCCTCGGGACCCCCGAGATGCCCAGCAGGATCCCAAGCTGGCCCAGGAGCTGGTGCAGAGACTGCTGGAGCGGCTCAGCTGAGAGGGGAGTGGCCAGGCCCGGAACCCTGCTCTCTCCTGCCCACAATAAACATGCTATGTGCCCTCCACTTGTCTCTAGTCTCACTCGGCCTTAGAAGGTGGGGTCTCCCCTCTTATGAGCAGAATCTAGAGGGACAAGAGATGTCTCATGATGATGCAGCCTCAAGTGACAATACTCAGGCCTCTCCATCTGGGTCCAGTTACCTTCTTGAGTTGCCAGGTGGCCACTGCCAGTCCCAAGCCAGGCCTGAAGTTTCTGGGCTGCTCTGCCTGGCTGGTTGACCCCTGATACTCCTGTGACATTGTCCCCGGGGCCCTGACTTTTTGCCAGGctcctgcttcttttcctccccaCACTTTTCTAACTGCAGTTCAGGCTAGACTGACCTACGCATACCCCCGAGCATGCTTCTGAAACCCTCCATGGTTCGTTCTTATTGCCCTGTTCTCATTCTGGACTCTACAGAACCCCTTGGGTCGTGTTCTGCAATGAAGTTCTAATCCTGAGAATTCCCAAGTGTAAGTCCTTCTCAGAAATGggccacacgcacacacatgcacctagaggggagggaagggcagggctgCAGGGGGCCCCCGCCTTCTGCCCCTGAGCGGGGGACCTCTACCTAGTCTGCCCCTGAGTTTCCCCAGAATCTTTGCTGCTGTGAGAATTCCGGGATTCCTGGCCTCATGACAACACCAAGTGAAACAATAAGTTCCAGAACACGGGGTCATGGGCCTGAGTTGGAGACGACTGAAGGGTACAGGGCCAAGGCCAAGGACTCAGGCTACATATAGGCTCAGGTTCAGAGCCTGGTAGCTGTGGCTGGTGGGGGTGTCCACCGTATGGTTCAGCATGGGCCTAGAGCTCTATCTGGACCTGCTGTCAGCATCTTGCCGTGCTGTCTATATCTTTGCTAGGAAAAATAGCATCCCCTTCGACTTCCAGTTTGTGGATCTGCTAAAAGGTAGGCACCCCCTGCTGCAGGGTATATGTCTGACCCTGAGGGGCAGCAGGCACAAGGTTAGGGTGTCTCTAAGCTGAGACACAGAGGATACTCCACCCATCAGAGTCCCCAGGGGAAGAAACGTTTCCCAAGGGAATTGTAGGCTGTCCATTCTCCCTCACTTTCTCCCCTGCTGTGACCAACAGGCTTTTCTAAGGTAAAAGGGGAAGGCAGAGCTGCTGAGTGTCCCCCAGTCTCCCATCCAGTGCCCTTGGCTTTTCCTTGTGGGAGGGTAGCCTCCTGTTAGCTGCAGCACCTCTGACCAGTTGGCAAAGGCTGCCAAAGTGTGTGGTCATTCAAATCTGAGTCAAGCCTCCT is drawn from Mustela lutreola isolate mMusLut2 chromosome 11, mMusLut2.pri, whole genome shotgun sequence and contains these coding sequences:
- the LOC131811493 gene encoding glutathione S-transferase theta-1-like, with amino-acid sequence MPLELFLDLYSPPCRAIYIFARKNGIPFELRPVELGRGEHLKPEFLKVNPLGKVPALKDGDFLLAESVAILLYLNRKYQVAAHWYPTELQARARVDEYLAWQHTAVQLPATNVYLCKSLLPHFSGQPVDPARLDRLLEKLKPALRHLDQEVLATKPFLATEQLSLADLMAFTELMQPTAVGCDIFQDWPRLAAWRARVEAALGPELVQDAHRLVLQPRDPRDAQQDPKLAQELVQRLLERLS